Within Planktothrix serta PCC 8927, the genomic segment GTTGATGAAATTGAAAAAGCCAGATCATTAATGAAATTAATGAATGCGTTAGATGATTTGGATGATGTACAGAATGTGACGGCAAATTTTGAACTGTCTGATGTTTGTTATCAAGTGCTTTATAACGAATGAAATCCTTCACTTCCCTGGTGGTGGTTTTAGTTTGGGTTTTTCCCTTTGCTGCTAAGACTTTGGCAAATCCAATGACTGATTCTCAAAATTTAGAACCCCCTTTAGTCCGTACTAATTTGGGTTCAAATACTACAATGTTATTAAGTGTTTTTCCTCTAAATGCGATTGTGAAACTTCAGGGTTTGAATTTACCGCCTCCAAAAACCATCGGGCAAACTACAATTCCTCTGCAATTGTTAGAAGGAAGTCAAGTGTTTACCCTGCAACTTTCCATTGGCGGAAAATCCGGTAGCTTTTTATTAGATACCGGGGCATCTACAACGATGATTACCACCGCCCTCGCCCAACAGTTAGGTTTAAAAGGGGAACCGATTTCTAATGAAGGATTAGACTATGCGGTGGCGGGGGATGATTGTCCGAATATGAATGCAATTTTGCATCATTTACCCCCGTTGGTGATTAATCAAGTTCGAGTGGAAGAATTGCAGGGTTTGGAATTTTCAACTTCTGTAATTCCAGAGGATTTATTTGGGGTTTTAGGAATGGATTTTTTAAGGAATTTTGATGTTAAATTAAATCCTCAAACCCGACAATTACAGTTACTTTCTCCCTCGGCGTTACCACCTGAATCTGTAGCAGAAGCTATCCCGTTAAAAAGTCGTTTAGGGGTGATGTTAACGACTATTTATATTAATGGTAAAGGGCCGTTTACCTTTTTGTTAGATACGGGGGCGGATACAATTTTTATCTCGAAACAGTTAGCGAATCAACTACAATTGGATGTGGCAACTCGTCAAGAGATTCAAGTTCAGGGTTTTTGTGGTTTGGAAGATGCAGAACGTTCTCGGTTAGAAAAAGTTTCTGTTCAGGGTTATGATCAAAATAATTTAGAAGTGGTGATTTTATCGTCCCCAGTTTTAGATTTATTACAAATAGATGGGATTATCGGTCAAAGTTTCTTGAATCAATATCAACAATATTGGCGATTTAATTCCCCTGCCCAATCTGGCGATTTTCAAGGCAGTTTGTTATTAGTTCCTCTTCAATAATCTCTAACCATTCTCCCCCTATTAGGGTAGGAGAGACATTGAATTATTTTTTGATTTCTGTAACTTTACTATAGCACTACGCATTAAAATGTTTGGCAATTCTACATCCTAAAACTCTTTCAATGCTTACTTTTATCTGTTCCCTAGCCCGATAAAATTTCCTTCGGGTAGAATTAACTGTAAGGGGTAAACTGCTCCCTCTGTTAACACCTCAGCAATAATGGGTTTTACAAATTTAGTTCTTAAGGGTAATTGTTCTACTTCTGTTAAAGTAAACCATTTCGCGCCTAAACTTTCGTGATCCGGTTTAGTTTTCGGGGGAGTATTGCCTTCAGGACGGGCTAAAAAAAATACTCCGATGCGGGACTGTCCGGTGGGGTGGGGGAGATGCTGAATTCTCAAAATCCCTTCCAGGATAATCGGAATTCCTGCTTCTTCTAAAGTTTCTCGTTTTGCAGCCGCCACAAAGGTTTCCCCAGGTTCCACCCGTCCGCCGGGAAAATACCAGGGACGGTTGCCCATGACTTCCTGAATTAGCAAAAAGCGGTTGTCAGAACGCACAACAACCACAACAAATAATCTTGTTGAGATCGGATTACGAAACATAAGCGCTAACAGCTTAACGTCAATTTTCTTTATTCTGCCTCTTGTTAAGAATTAATTCAGAGAGAAGAAGAACTGAAAACCATAGATGTTAGGGGTTTTGGAGGATTATTCAAAAATGCTGAAAATTTTTTGGCAAAAACCCTTGACAAATCCGGGGAGGATACTGCTAATATAAATAAGTGTGAAGCGATGGGGCGTCGCCAAGCGGTAAGGCATCGGGTTTTGGTCCCGACATCCAGAGGTTCGAATCCTTTCGCCCCAGTTGAAAGCATTATATGTCTAAAAAAACCTTAAACAAACCCTGTTTAAGGTTTTTTTAATGGGTTCTTGTTCTGGACTGACTGCAAGGGCAGGGAGAATCTTGAATCAGATTAGGAAATATCCGTTTGATTTTGGAGAAGATTTTGAGTCATAGAGGCTAACTTTTCTAAACTCTCTTCTAATTCTGTAGCCCGTTTTTTAGCGGTTAGTTTGCGTTTGATGGCTTCGCGTGCTAAATCTTCTCGATTTCGTTTCAACGCCTCTACAGCGACTCGATTCCAAGAATTCATCTCGTCTAAAGCTTGTTTATATTGAGGATGAACATCATCCCACGCCACCCGAATTTCCGCTAACACTTGATTTAACAAATGATTGGCATCTTGTGGTGGTGTTCCCATGAAGGCTTGTTTGAGAGGATCAGATAAGGTATCAACATTAATATCACGAAGAAGCGGAATAAAATTTTCAACCTGTTGACTTTTACTGACCCCGGTAACACACCAAGTTGCAAAGTGTTCACAATTATTAAATAGTAAATTATATTGTTTTTCTCCTAAGCGACTTTGAGCACGATTAAGGACGGTATCGGGAATATAACGAATGGGATACCGTCGCTGATGAATTTTTTGACCTTTGGAAAAGGTATCTAGGGAAGTTCGTTCAATAATTTCACTGGGTTTGCGATAATGAATGACGCTTCCATCCCCACAGTCAATGCCATGATGTTCATATAAACCTTCTAGGTTATAAAATTCTCGAAAAACATAGATTTGGTCGCCTCTTGCCATTATATTTTTAAGGGTTTCTCCACTCACTGTTTATAGTTTAACGGTTTTGAGGCGAACATCTAGGGCGGTTATTTCACCGATATAGCACTACCAATTAAGATGTTTGACAATACTAAACCTTGTAACAGAAGTCATAACTTACAGTTAAGCTATTCCCTGTTCCCTGTTCTCTGTTCCCTGTTCCCTAACGCTATATTGATTGAGAAAATTCATCACCTCAGTATCGACCAGGGGAGGCGAGAATAGATATCCTTGTCCAAATTCACAGCCGAGTTGCGCTAAAATTTCCACTTGATGACCCGTTTCAATTCCTTCAGCAACAACTTCTAAACCTAAACTATGAGCCAGGTTAATAATGGTTTTGGCAATCTCAAAATCCTTATTCCCGACTTGGATATTTTGCACAAAAGAGCGATCTATTTTTAAGGTATCTACGGGTAACTGTTGTAAATAACTCAAAGAAGAATATCCCGTGCCAAAATCATCAATTAACAATCGAATTTTTAAGGCTTTTAATTGCTCTAATAATTCTGTTGCATGGTTAATATTCTCCATCAGATTGCTTTCGGTAATTTCCAATTTAAGGCTAAAGGGGGGAAGTTGTAAAGACTTTAAAACCTGTTCAACTTCTGCAATTAAATTGGGATGCCGGAGTTGAATTTCCGAGAGATTCACACTCACATATAAGTTAGGAAATTGTGGTTTCCATTGTAATAAATGCTGACAAGCTTGGGATAGAACTAATTGTCCCATTGAGACAATTAATCCGGCTTTTTCTGCTAGTTTAATTAGCTGAATGGGAGACACAAACCCCCGTTGAGGATGAGACCAACGTACTAAGGCTTCAAATCCGACTATTTGTTGAGTTTTAAGTGAAACAATCGGTTGATAATTTAAACTCAGTTGATGACGTTCAATTGCCCGTTGTAAATCGGCTTCTAATTGCAGATGTTCCGCCACAACCGTTGCCATACTGGGTTCATAAAATACCGTTGCTCCTCGTCCTTTTTGTTTGGCATAATACATAGCAGTATCTGCTGCTTGTAGATAATCTTCAGGACGTTGACTTTGGAATTGATCCAACACAACACCAATACTGGTGGCGGATGAAATCGTCACTGTATCTAAGCGAAAGGGAAAATCTAAAGCAGCATGAATGCGTTCAATTTTGTCGCTTAAAACATTAGAATCAGCAATATCCGTGAATAAAATTGCAAATTCATCCGTTCCAACTCTAGCGACTAAATCTTTTGAACTGACACAGGTTTGAAGTCGTTGGGCAACTGCAATTAACAGTTGTTCGGCTAATAGATGGCCAAAGCCATATTTAAGCGGTTTAAACCGATCAATATCTAAGGATAAAACGGCAAAATTCTTAATTTTTTTTTGGGGATGTTGAATGGCAAATTGTAAGCGTTCTAATAATAAACTACGGTTAGCTAATCCGGTAAGTAAATCATTAAAAGCATGGCGTTCAAGTTGAGCTTTCGTTTGCAACCGTTCGGTAACATCTTGAGCTAAAACCACTTCAGAAAACTGCCCTTTCCATTCTAAAGTATGACCTGTAACTTCTACGGCGATTAAAGTTCCATCTTTTTTCTGATGTCGCCAGAGTCCAATGCGATTGTATCCCATCTGAATTTGAGACAGGCTATCTAATAGGCGCGGAATATCTTCAGACGGTCGAATTTCTGTAATTTTCATCAACAGAAATTCCGCTTCTGAATAGCCATAATGTTGAATCGCGGCTTGATTAACGGCTAGAAATTTTAGGTTTTGCAAGTCATACACCCACATGGGTTGGGGATGAGCAAAAAATAAGGTTCGATACCGTTGTTCCGAGTTCTCTAAACGACGAGTTCCTAAACGTACAAAAAAGTAGAGCAGGACACTCGTAATTAAAAC encodes:
- a CDS encoding retropepsin-like aspartic protease, translated to MKSFTSLVVVLVWVFPFAAKTLANPMTDSQNLEPPLVRTNLGSNTTMLLSVFPLNAIVKLQGLNLPPPKTIGQTTIPLQLLEGSQVFTLQLSIGGKSGSFLLDTGASTTMITTALAQQLGLKGEPISNEGLDYAVAGDDCPNMNAILHHLPPLVINQVRVEELQGLEFSTSVIPEDLFGVLGMDFLRNFDVKLNPQTRQLQLLSPSALPPESVAEAIPLKSRLGVMLTTIYINGKGPFTFLLDTGADTIFISKQLANQLQLDVATRQEIQVQGFCGLEDAERSRLEKVSVQGYDQNNLEVVILSSPVLDLLQIDGIIGQSFLNQYQQYWRFNSPAQSGDFQGSLLLVPLQ
- a CDS encoding putative bifunctional diguanylate cyclase/phosphodiesterase gives rise to the protein MTRDRFLSKNLAIQVASLYAFLSSIWVFSSDQLLAFLAPNSQSLTLIQSIKGGVFVLITSVLLYFFVRLGTRRLENSEQRYRTLFFAHPQPMWVYDLQNLKFLAVNQAAIQHYGYSEAEFLLMKITEIRPSEDIPRLLDSLSQIQMGYNRIGLWRHQKKDGTLIAVEVTGHTLEWKGQFSEVVLAQDVTERLQTKAQLERHAFNDLLTGLANRSLLLERLQFAIQHPQKKIKNFAVLSLDIDRFKPLKYGFGHLLAEQLLIAVAQRLQTCVSSKDLVARVGTDEFAILFTDIADSNVLSDKIERIHAALDFPFRLDTVTISSATSIGVVLDQFQSQRPEDYLQAADTAMYYAKQKGRGATVFYEPSMATVVAEHLQLEADLQRAIERHQLSLNYQPIVSLKTQQIVGFEALVRWSHPQRGFVSPIQLIKLAEKAGLIVSMGQLVLSQACQHLLQWKPQFPNLYVSVNLSEIQLRHPNLIAEVEQVLKSLQLPPFSLKLEITESNLMENINHATELLEQLKALKIRLLIDDFGTGYSSLSYLQQLPVDTLKIDRSFVQNIQVGNKDFEIAKTIINLAHSLGLEVVAEGIETGHQVEILAQLGCEFGQGYLFSPPLVDTEVMNFLNQYSVREQGTENREQGIA
- a CDS encoding NUDIX hydrolase, giving the protein MFRNPISTRLFVVVVVRSDNRFLLIQEVMGNRPWYFPGGRVEPGETFVAAAKRETLEEAGIPIILEGILRIQHLPHPTGQSRIGVFFLARPEGNTPPKTKPDHESLGAKWFTLTEVEQLPLRTKFVKPIIAEVLTEGAVYPLQLILPEGNFIGLGNR
- a CDS encoding lecithin retinol acyltransferase family protein; amino-acid sequence: MARGDQIYVFREFYNLEGLYEHHGIDCGDGSVIHYRKPSEIIERTSLDTFSKGQKIHQRRYPIRYIPDTVLNRAQSRLGEKQYNLLFNNCEHFATWCVTGVSKSQQVENFIPLLRDINVDTLSDPLKQAFMGTPPQDANHLLNQVLAEIRVAWDDVHPQYKQALDEMNSWNRVAVEALKRNREDLAREAIKRKLTAKKRATELEESLEKLASMTQNLLQNQTDIS